The genomic window GTTGTGATATTAAAGAGTTGTAAACAATTCAAATAAACGTAGATTAAATTTCGCTTTTTATCGTTCGGTTCAACAACCAATAATCTAAGATAACCATTGCTGCCATGGCTTCTACAATGGGTACGGCTCTGGGTACCACACAGGGATCATGTCGCCCTTTTCCTTGCATAATGACCGTTTTACCATCTTTATTAATAGTTTCCTGATCTTGCATAATCGTAGCTACCGGCTTAAAAGCTACTTTAAAATAAATATCCATCCCGTTAGAGATCCCTCCCTGAATTCCGCCGGAAAGGTTGGTTTGAGTAGTACCATCATTGTTAAACAAATCATTATGCTGACTTCCTTTTAACTTTGCGCCTTCAAAACCGCTACCGTATTCAAAGCCTTTTACCGCGTTGATGGAGAGCATTGCTTTTCCTAATTCTGCATGTAATTTATCAAAAACAGGTTCGCCCAGACCAATGGGCACTCCGCTAATCACACAACTTACGGTACCACCCACCGTATCGCCTTCTTTTCGAATTTGCTTAATGTAATCTTCCATGGTTTTTGCCATTTGAGGATCAGGACAGCGTACCGGATTTTTTTCTGCTTCAGCAAAATCTAAATTCTGGTAGTTATTATTTAGTTCAATGTCTCCTACGCTACTTACATAAGCATTAAAGGATATAGAATTCAATACTTGTTTGGCGATAGCTCCGGCCACTACCCTACTTGCAGTTTCTCTTGCAGAAGAACGACCTCCTCCCCGATAATCACGAACTCCGTATTTCTGATCATAGGTGTAATCGGCATGTGAAGGCCGGTACGAATTTTTGATATGCGAATAATCCTTTGATTTTTGGTTGGCGTTTTTAATTACAAACCCAATAGGAGTTCCGGTAGTTACGTTTTCAAAAATACCTGAATAAAATTCAACGGTATCCGGTTCTTTACGTTGGGTTACAATGGCAGACTGACCTGGTTTTCTTCGATCTAATTCAGCTTGAATGACATTCATATCCAGGGTAACACCCGATGGACATCCGTCAATAACGCCACCAATAGCGGGACCATGAGATTCTCCGAATGTTGTTACTTTAAATAAGGTACCAAAGGTATTTCCTGCCATGTCAAAATTTTCGACAAATGTACTTGTTAATCTTTAAATAAAAAATTAGTAAAGGTGGTATGGGTTTAATTTTACGATAATGTGAGGAAGCAGGAAGCAAGATACGGAAGGCATGACCCTAATAGTGTAAAATTAATTATCGCGAAATAAAAGAAATCAGGAGCCAGGATACAGGAAACAAGATTTTCAATATTATAATAATTAGTCTTGATTCTTGATTCTAGAAGTGATAGCGACCTGCCCGTCCGCAGGCGGGTCTTGATTCTTTACCGGACACTATTAGTTTTAAATTAAGTTTTTAAGTCTAGCAACATCTAACTTCTGTTTTATTTAGGGAAAAAAGCGTCAATTCGAGTATTTTTTCGTAATAAAATGAAGAAAAAATGTATCGAGAATAGCTTTTTTGACTAAAATCCTTATTCTCCATAGTTCTGCTGAACTGGTTGAAGTAAACTTCTTCCTTTCGTCGAAGCACTCGAACCAACGAATTTACAACTATTATTATTCAAATGCACCGCAGATTAACATTTGGTTTATCTAAACTAGCGATAAATAGAAGTACATAGCTTTATTCTTCCCAATCCGTATGAAAAAACTTTTCTAAAGGTTGATCATTACGTTGATAGGTATGCGCGCCAAAAAAGTCCCGTTGTGCCTGTATCATATTTGCCGAAGCCAAGGCTGAAGTATAAGTCAATAGGTAATTTAAACCTGCTGATAATACTGGAACCGGACATCCTAAACTTAAGGCTTCTGAAACGGTTTTTTGTAAGGAACCCTTAGTTGAAATTACTCGGGTTACTATGTCTGGAAAGCGAAGAATAGTTTTTTGTTCTTCTCTCTTAAATAACTCGCTAATTTCCTGCATTAATTCACTTTTAATAATACAACCATTGGTCCATATTCGAGCGATTTCGGACAAATTTAACTGCCACTGATATTCTTCGGAAGCTTTGCAAATCAGATCAAAACCAATGGAATGATTGATAATGCTTCCTAAATGATACGCTTCTTCCAGGTCTTGTATAAAAGCATCACGATCCCCTTGAAAAGTGCTATTCTTTAATTGATATGCAGCAGCGGCTTCTACCCGTTCGCCTTTCATTCCGGAAAGATTTCGAGCCATGACTGACTCTGAAATGGTAGATACCGGCATTCCTAAATCTAAGGCCGCTACGGTAGACCAACCCCCGGTACCTTTCTGTCCGGCCTTATCCAATATTTTATCTATCAAATAACCTTCCCCTTCTTTTTTCTGTAAAATTTTAGCTGAAATGTCTAGTAAAAAACTACTTTTTCCGTTGCTTGCCCATTTGCTAAAAACCTCACTAATTTCCGGAGGGGTAAGCGTTATATAAAATCGAAGCAGGTAATAGATTTCAGCTATAAGTTGCATCTCTCCATATTCAATACCGTTATGCACCATTTTAATAAAATGCCCGGAACCTTCAGGTCCTACAAAGGTACAGCAAGGTTTTTCGTTTCTATCTTTTGCTGAAATGGCTTCCAAGAATTTTCCACTAACGTTATAAGCTTTTTCAGAACCTCCCGGCATGATAGAAGGACCTTTTAACGCACCTTCCTGTCCTCCCGAAATTCCTGCTCCTATAAATTCAATCTGATGTTCTTTCAAAAATTGACTACGGGCAATACTTTTCTGATAATGTGAATTCCCCCCGTCAATAATACAATCTCCCAGATCCAGATGAGGAAGCAAAGCTTTAATTACTAAATCCACCGGTTTTCCCGCATTTACCATAAGCATAATGCTTCTTGGTTTTTGCAAAGATTGTATAAAAGGTACTAGTTGATCAAATCCCTTAACTTTGGTTTGGTCTGCTAAACTTTCAACAAACAATTTTGCCACATCTACTTCTACCTCAGCAACCTGGCGGTTATAAACGGATACTGAAAAACCTTTGGATAACATATTTTGGGCAAGGCTTGATCCCATAACGCCTAATCCTATTAAACCTAATTGTGATTGTGTTGTTTGTATTTTCATTAAAACCTTATTTACTACTTCCTCTACGGATGAATTAATATGAACTCTTAAAATATCTTTAGATAGCTCTAAAGTATCAAACTGTGATTGTAAAAGAGCAGGATCAAAAAAATGTCCTGTTCTTTGAGAAATTCGTTCTTTTATAGCAACGTAAGTACCGTCTAATAATATAAAAATAGGAAGTACTACGCTTTTTGAAGCTAATAATTCACGATATGATATCTTTAAAGCAGAACAAGCTAAAACCGCCCCGTTTGCTTGTGACCATTTTTTAATTTCTAAAGCTAATTTTTCTAACCAGGGCCAACGGTCTTCATCTGTAAGCGAAATTCCATTTTTTAATTTATATATATTTTCTTTAGAATGAAAATCATCAGCATCATAAAAAGGTAAGGCTAGTCTTTCGGCTACTTTTTTACCAATAGAAGTTTTTCCGCTACCTGATACTCCAAAAATTATATAGACCATTACCTGAAAGAAACTAGAATTTAAAAATACTTATGTCTCACAAACCTACAAATACTAACGCTAATAGGAAATTTGTAGTTTATTTTTATCACAAGACCCAGAATGAACTGAAGCATAGCTAAATTTCATAGTATAACATCTCGATAAACGCTCGTTCCTCGCGAACTTAATGTGACGATTTAATTTTTATAAAGTTTTTTAAATAGCATTGGTAAGTCAAGTGGTTTTTATATTTAAGAATGGAAAACAAATTGTATGGAGACTTTTATGAATAACAGTTTTTAGTGATCTATTACTATAATAATGCTTCTTTAAAAATACTAATAGGATGCAAGGCCTTTCTACCCGTTCCATCATAGATTTGATGTCGGCAACTGGTACCTGGGGCTGCAATATTGATTTCTTCGGAAGCTTTTCTTATGGTTGGAAATAAGGTTTGCTCCCCTATTTCCATACTAATGTCATAGTGTTCTTTTTCGTACCCAAAGGAACCTGCCATCCCACAACACCCTGAGGGAATTATAGTTACTTCATAGTTAGTGGGTAAGTTGAGATAAGAAAAAGTGGCATGTACGGTAGATAAAGCTTTCTGATGGCAATGTCCGTGTATTTCTATGCGTTTTATGGCGGTGGTACATTGCGAAGCAGTAATATTTCCTTTTTCAATTTCAGTTTTTAAGAATTCATCGAGTAAAAATACCTTTTTAGCTAAAGATGTTGCTTTTTTAACATCCGGATATAAGCGTAAATATTCATCCCTAAAGGTTAAAATAGCCGAAGGTTCTATTCCCAATAAAGGTATTTCTTCAGAAAGTAATTCGGAAAAGATATCTACATTTTTAATGGCTAGCTTTTTTGCTTGTTCCAAAAGTCCTTTTGAAATAAATGCCCTTCCGCTTTCAGCATGGTTGGTAATTTTAACTTTGTAACCCAGTTTAGTTAAAACTATAATGGTATCTATCCCAATCTCGCTATCCAGTTGATCGGTAAATTCATCTATAAATAAATATACGGTTTGTAACGGATTTATGGGTCGTAATTTTTCCAGGTTTTTAGCACACCAGCTTCTAAGAGAGACAGAGCTTAACTCTGGTAATGATCGTTTTTCTGCGATACCTAAGCTTTTTTTTAACAGATTGGAAGTAAATGAGTTTTTAAAAACAAAATTGGTAATCCCTTTTACTTTTCTTCCGGTAGTATTCAGGTTATGGTTGTAAGCAAAAAGTTTGGTTCGTAAAGAAACTCCATTTTCTTTTTGGTATTGATATTCAAATTCCGCTTTCATAGCAGCTATATCTACATTTGAAGGACATTCACTGGAACAACCTTTACAACTGATACAAAGGTCAAAAGCTTCCTTTAATTCGGTATGGTTAAATTTGTTCTGCTGCTCTGAATTGGTTAAGAATTCCCTTAATACATTAGCCCGTCCCCGGGTAGTATCTTTTTCGTTTTTAGTGGCACGGTAACTGGGACACATAGTTCCGCCTGCCTCGATGGACTTCCGGCAATCTCCGCTCCCATTACATTTTTCAATTGCCCTTAATAAACCCAAAGAATCCGAAAAATTTAATAGCGTATGTACTTCAGGTTCTATACGATCCGGTTGGTACCGCAAGTTTTGATCCATAGGCAAGGGATCGATGATTTTACCGGGGTTAAAAATATTTTGCGGATCAAAAGCAGTTTTGATTGCACGCATGACTTCATAATTTTTTTCACCTAACATCAACGGAATAAAACCGGAGCGTACGATACCATCTCCATGTTCGCCACTCATCGCCCCTTGATATTTTTTAACCAGGTGTGCTACATCCGTAGTGATTTTTTTAAAGAGTACAACTTCTTCTTCTTTTTTTAAATTAAGAATGGGTCGTAAATGGATTTCGCCTGCTCCGGCATGGGCATAATACACCGCTTCCTGATCATATTTTATCATTAGGGTACTAAATTCTTCAATATACTCGGCAAGATCTGAAAGTGCCACGGCGGTGTCTTCAATACAAGCGACTGCTTTTTTATCACCGATCATATTACCTAGCAAACCTAAACCTGCTTTACGTAATTCAAAAGCACTACGGATCTGATCGCCTTTTAAAACCGGTTGGGCATATGAATTTGTATTTTCTTCTAAAGTTTTGATCAATTGCACAAGTTGAGTTTCCAAATCTGCAATGGAATCAGATCGAATTTCTAAGAGTAAAATTGCCTTTGGGTCTCCCGCTACAAAAAATCGGTTTTGTAGGTGTTCGCTATTATTTTTAGTACAATCCAGGATCACCTTATCCATCATTTCGCAAGTGAATAAAGTATGTTGCATTATTGGGACAACTGCTTGCATACATTCCTGAATTGTATGGAAGTGTGCCGCAACCATATAAGCTTCCTTAGGTGGAAGATTATCCAGTTGTAAGGTGATTTCAGTAGTAAAGGCTAAAGTACCTTCACTTCCGGACAGTAGGTTACAGAGGTTCAATGATGTTTGGTTATCCGTAAAAACTTCTGTATTTACTAAACTATCTAAGGCATATCCGGTATTTCTACGGTGAATTTCTGGTTTTGGAAAATTCTTATCAATTTCTTCCCGAATTTTAGGCGAAGAAAGCTTAGTAAAAAGGGTTTTGTAAATATTTCCTTCTAAAGAGACATCTTTTGCTTTCTGAAGTAAGTCCTCTTTAGTAATATCTTTAAAAGTTACCGTCGATCCATCTGAAAGCATGGCTTCCATAGCCTTTACTTTATCCCTGGTAACCCCATATTGAATAGAAGTTGTTCCGCTACTATTATTACCTACCATGCCGCCAATCATACAACGGTTAGACGTAGAGGTATTAGGTCCGAAAAAAAGACCGTAAGGTTCTAAATACCGGTTCAAGTCATCCCGAATTACTCCCGGCTGAACGCGAACTGTTTTGTTTTTGACGTTAAGACCGATAATTTGAGTCCAATATTTTGAAACATCCACTACCATCCCTTCTCCTACACATTGACCTGCCAGCGAAGTTCCTGCAGTTCTGGGAATCAGCCCGATATTTTGTTTGACGGCAAAGCGAATTAGTTTCTGTAAATCCTTTTTATTTTTAGGAAAGGCTACTGCTATTGGAATCTTCCGGTATACCGAAGCATCCGTAGCATATATCTTGAGGTGTAAGTCATCCCAATACAGTTCTCCTTCTATAACTTTCTCTAATTCTTCCAGATAGGTATGTATCACTATAGACATCTCTCAAAGGTACTTACTTTCTTAACAAAATTTTACCTGACTTGTATATACTTTTTTAAGTTTTTGTATGTTTACGCTCCTAAATAAATGTAGTAATTCTATGAAATCCTTATTTTTTATCGGTTGTTTACTAAGTGTTGGTTTTCTGTCTTTACAAGCACAGGATATTTCTAAAAATGCGATCGGATTGCGTTTAGGTGACGATGATGGTTTTGGTGCGGAAGTCTCTTATCAAAGAGGATTAGGTAACGCACAACGTCTGGAATTTGATTTGGGTTGGAGGGCAAATAACAACTTTGATGCCGTTAAACTTGCCGGAATATACCAATGGGTGTGGAATATTGATAAAGGGTTCAATTGGTATGCTGGTCCTGGAGCTGGTTTTGTATTTATAGATTTTGAAGATCCTTCCGGACGGGATGATAGCGAAACTTTTATATTTATCGCCGGTGATATCGGAGTGGAATACAACTTTGAATTTCCATTACTTATTTCCCTAGACTTTCGACCTGAAATCGGTTTTGGTAATAATGATGATGACCTAAGTTTTGATATTGGTTTAGGGGTTCGGTATCAGTTTTAGGTAGTGAGCTGATCACATCAATTTAGAAATTTGAATTGAGATAATAAATAATGGTTTTCTGGTTATTAGAAAATCGTTAAACCTTATTTAATGAAGTTATATTAAAAGATACCAAGAAACTACTTGCTTTTAAAAATAGTATTGCATTCCCTAATATTTAAACCCTACACTTATATATCATAATAAAGGGAACTACACAAGTGGTATTGAAAAGACATAGTTGTTTATGACTATGTAAAGTTATTAACTACAATTTGAAAGTTCAAATCCAATTTTATATCATTAAATTTGAAAAAAGAATCAATATAAAATGGACTATATAGAGATATTAGGATACAAGTCTATTAAATTTGAAAAAATTGAATTAAATCCAATTAATATATTAATTGGCGCAAATGGTAGTGGAAAGAGTAATTTTATCTCGTTTTTTGACTTTCTTAATAAGTTATATGATAGAAAATTGAATGACTATATTGCGTTATCCGGTGGTAATGACAAGATTCTTCACAAAGGTCAAAAAAATACTGATAGCATTTCTTTTAAAATCGAATTTGATGATGGTAACAATGGTTATGCATCTACTTTGGTTTCTGGTGTTAATCAATTTATATTTACTTCAGAAAGATTAATTTTTAAAGGAGATCCAGGAAGAGACATAAGTCGTTCAGATAGTGAAGCTCGTTTAAAAATTACGGATAATTATCGAGCTCCATATATACAAAATTACTTAAAAGGATTAAGGAAATATCATTTTCATGATACAAGTAAAAAATCGGCTTTTACTAAGTTAAGTCATTTGGAAAATGATATTTATTTTTTATATAACGATGGTGCAAATCTTTCTGCTTTCCTGTATGAAATAAGAAATACAAATAAAATTATATATAATCGAATTGTAAAAATTATTCAATCAATAGCTCCTTATTTTTCAGACTTTTTCTTTGAACCTAATAGTGAGAATTATGTTCGACTTCAGTGGATGGACAGATACAGTGATGTATTATTCGGAGCAACTGACTTGTCGGATGGAACAATAAGGTTTATTGCACTGACAGTACTCTTTATGCAACCAGATTTGCCAGATACAATAATCATCGACGAACCTGAATTAGGGTTACATCCTTCCGCAATAGCAAAACTTGCAGGAATGATTAAATCTGTTTCGATAAAAGGATGTCAAGTAATTATTGCAACTCAATCCACAGATTTAATAAGTCATTTTCTTCCTGAGGATATTATTACAGTCGACCAAATCAATGGTGAATCTGTATTTAAAAGGTTAAATAATAATGAACTTAATCAATGGTTAGAAGACTATACCATTGATGATTTATGGAAACGTAATATTATAACATCAGGTCAACCAAACTTTTAGGTTATTAATGAGTACGATTATAATTATTTGTGAAGGTGAGACAGAAAAAGAGTTTTGTGAAAAAACATTAAGTCCGTATTTCGCAGCCCAGAATATTTATGTTTATCCTCCCTTAATTAAAAAAACTATGGGAGGAATTGTAAAATGGAAGGAGTTAAAAAAACAAGTTTTATCACATCTCATGAATGATACGTCTGCTTTTGTTACCACTTTTATTGATTATTACGGTATCCATAGTAAATATGAGTTTCCTAAATGGGATAAGGCCGAAGCAGAAAATGATAAAAATAAAAGAATGGAAATTCTCGAAGAAGGAATGTTAATGGATATTGATAAAACCTATCGCTTTCGATATATTCCTTATTTGCAACTTCACGAATTTGAAGGCTTACTTTTTAACGAAATTAATGTGTTTCATGAACAAATATTACCAAATGAACTTGTCGGTCTTAAAGAATTAGAAGATATCTTCATAAAATATGACAATCCTGAGATGATTAACAATAAAAGAGAAACTTCACCATCTCACAGACTTCAGAGAATTATTAATGGTTATAATAAAGTTGTATATGGTAATATTTTAGCGGAATCAATCGGATTGGAAAAGATAAGAAATAAAAGTCCTAGATTTAACGAATGGTTGAATAAAATAGAACAGATTAAAAACAAGCCTAATGACAACACTATATCATGAAATAAATTATTAAATAGTTCAATTTTCTATTAATAAACATCACATAGAATAGAACACCAAAACCAATGTCACCGCACCAATACAAGTAGTAAAATAACCGAGCTTTTTGGATTTGGTCCATCCTGCTAAAGATATTACGGTCAATAAAGCAATAATACCAATTAAAAAAGAAGTACTACCAACGATTCTAACGGAAATCAAATCGTCTTTTATTAATTTCCGGGGATAACCTTTTGTGGTCATCAACAATAATTTAGTCATTGAGAAAACTGCGGTCAAGAAAAAACCAGCGGCGAGAACAGACATAGCCAATATACTATTGTAAAGTTTTGAATTTTTTAGCGATACTAATAAGTTTGCAACTATAGTAATTGAAAAACCTCCTAGTAGGGAACAAATTAGTAAGATTTGTTCTGCAAGATGATTAGCGTATCCTAAATCTAATTCAGACATACAATTTTACGGTATTTAGATTTTAGAACAAATTTGAGTTATCTAATTTATCAATATTTAGTATGTCAAACTCAAATCACCGCCAATGCACTTTCATACAGTTCTAAATACCTGGGTACAATCTGGTCAATATCAAATTTTTCCGCTTCCTTTCTAGCGTTCTGTTTAAATTGCTCTAAAGTTCGATCATCTCTAAGAATTTGTAGACTATTGGCAGCCATATCGTTTACCGCTCCAACACTACTTAAATATCCGGAAACTCCATGGATATTTACTTCGGGAATTCCACCAGCATTGGTAGATACTACGGGTACTCCGTGGGACATGGCTTCCAGTGCAGCCAGACCAAAACTTTCACGTTGTGAGGGTAATAAAAACAGGTCAGAAAAGCATAAGATTTTCTCAATTTCGTTACTATTTCCTAAAAAGATCACTTTGTCTTTGACACCTAATACTTTACATTGTTGTACCGCAGCATCCATTTCAGGGCCGTCCCCTACCATTACTAGTTTTGCTGGCAGTTGTTTTTGGATTCGGTAAAAAACTTCGATAACATCCCCGATTCTCTTTACTACCCTAAAATTACTTATATGGGTTACAATTCGTTCTTCAGGTAATGCCATCAGGTCTCTTTGACATTCTGTAAATTCGGTTTTCTTTTTTTGTGTATCAATAAAGTTAGGGACTACCTCAATGGGTATTTCAATATCAAATAAACGTAAGGTATCTTCTTTTAAACTTTGGGAAACCGAGGTCACTATATCACTTTTATTAATACTAAAAGTAACCGCAGGTTTGTAAAAAGGATGATTCCCAACTAAGGTAATATCCGTACCGTGCAAGGTAGTAACCATTGGAATGTCCAGGCCTTCTTCGGCCAACATTTTTTTTGCCATATAACCCGCATAGGCATGCGGAATTGCATAGTGTACGTGTAAAATATCTATATTATATTTTTTAATACTATCGACCAATTTACTGGACAAGGCCAATTCATAAGGCTGATAGTGAAATAACGGATATTCCGGTACGGTAACTTCGTGGAAATGTATATTCGGATTTAATAAATCCAGACGTACGGGTTGTTTATAGGTAATAAAATGAACCTGATGCTTCATTTTAGCAAGCGCAATTCCTAATTCAGTGGCAACTACCCCACTTCCTCCGAAAGTCGGATAGCAGACTATGGCAATATTCATAGAAAAACAATTTCTTTGTGTGCAAGTTACAAGAAAATTTGCGGGGGAATGTTTAAAGTTTATTAAAAAGCAGGCCATAAGCCGGATTCTGTAATTCTACCAAAGCGGAATTCCTTATCATTTATCTAGCCGTAACATTGCTGATACGATCTAACCGCCTACCCTCCGACATCGGGCGCGCAACCTTCAAACGTCGGTTTACATGGCGTTGCACCGTATAGAGTTTACCTGATTTCACTACAGCCTTACCTGTACATCCTTTCTGTTGCACTGGTCCTATCACACTAATAGCGTGATGACGGGTGTTACCCGCTATACCTGCGCTATGGTGTCCGGACTTTCCTCTCCCCGCTGATAGCGGACAGCGATAAGGTGGCCTGCTTGCGACAAAGGTATCCTTATAATTCAGAATTCAGAATTCAGAATTCAGAATTTTTAAAATGTTAATAACTTACCAGAAAAACCAATAGGTATATTTAAAAATCAAACTTCAATTTTTAACTTTGTTTTATGGAGCATTTTATCGTTTCTGCAAGAAAATACAGGCCTCAAACTTTTGAAGATGTTGTTGGACAGCAAGCAATTACCAATACTTTATTAAATGCTATAAAAAACGATCACCTCGCGCAGGCATTGTTGTTTACGGGTCCACGTGGTGTTGGTAAAACCTCCTGTGCCCGTATTCTAGCAAAAACTATTAACCAAGACGGTACTACCCAAGAAGATGAAGATTTTGCCTTTAATATTTTTGAGTTGGATGCGGCTTCTAACAACTCGGTGGATGATATCCGTAGTTTGATCGAGCAGGTTCGTATTCCGCCGCAGGTGGGAACCTATAAAGTATATATTATAGATGAGGTACATATGCTTTCGCAAGCAGCTTTCAATGCCTTTTTAAAAACTTTAGAAGAACCTCCAAAACATGCTATTTTTATTTTAGCTACTACAGAGAAACATAAAATTATTCCGACCATTCTCTCCCGTTGTCAGATTTTTGACTTTAAAAGGATTACGGTTACTGAAGCTAAAAACCACTTATTGAAGGTGGCTGAAAGCGAAGGTATTGAAGCTGATGAAGAAGCTCTTCATATAATTGCACAGAAAGCGGATGGTGCTATGCGGGACGCACTTTCTATATTTGACCGGGTGGTTAGTTATAGCGGGAAAAAATTAACGCGACAAGCAGTTACGGAGAACCTTAATGTTCTGGATTACGAAACTTATTTTGTTACCACGGATTTATTGCTTTCTAATAACATTCCGCAGTTACTACTTTCTTTTAACGAAGTACTTAGCAAAGGTTTTGACGGACATCATTTTATTGCCGGATTAGCGTCCCACTTTCGTGATTTATTAGTTTGTAAGAACCCAGAAACTATTAAACTTCTGGAAGTTGGAGATCAGACTAAAAAGAAGTATTACGAACAATCCAAAGAAGCAGACACTTCTTTCTTACTTAAAGGAATTAATTTAGCCAATGATTGCGATCTAAAGTATAAATCCAGTCGAAACCAAAGA from Aquimarina sp. ERC-38 includes these protein-coding regions:
- a CDS encoding DNA polymerase III subunit gamma/tau, whose product is MEHFIVSARKYRPQTFEDVVGQQAITNTLLNAIKNDHLAQALLFTGPRGVGKTSCARILAKTINQDGTTQEDEDFAFNIFELDAASNNSVDDIRSLIEQVRIPPQVGTYKVYIIDEVHMLSQAAFNAFLKTLEEPPKHAIFILATTEKHKIIPTILSRCQIFDFKRITVTEAKNHLLKVAESEGIEADEEALHIIAQKADGAMRDALSIFDRVVSYSGKKLTRQAVTENLNVLDYETYFVTTDLLLSNNIPQLLLSFNEVLSKGFDGHHFIAGLASHFRDLLVCKNPETIKLLEVGDQTKKKYYEQSKEADTSFLLKGINLANDCDLKYKSSRNQRLLVELCLMQLASITQPGYGEKKKDDAYIIPASYFRNNKVKGIEKTKEVLSEERLDKKESIISEQQEAVVLSEPKVSYSENVEKPKPMENQVVSVPTQEVAPSIVPQKVINPANLSVNKKKTSGLSLSSIRKKKEHQNSKVQEIVDPRNLPEKEFTETDLKNAWLTYGKMQERKGEMIVGSMFAMNIPEKNGNQIILELPNHSMKADLEQIQNSFLQYIYKELNNYKVELVINVNEEVSKKYAFTPQDKYEKLKEKNPLIDKLRSEFDLDI